CCTCCTCAAGCTGCAGCGGGGCGAGGTCGAGTTGCTGGAGGTCCGTCTGGACGACTCGAGCGTGGCCGTGGGAGAGCGGGTGGACGCGCTTGAGCTGGGGCCGGGCAGCGCGGTCGTGGCCATCGTCCGGGGCAGCCGCGTCCTTCCGGCGCGTGGCACGACGGCGCTTGCGGAGGGCGATGAGGTCCTGGCGCTCACCCCGGTCGGCCAACTCGAGTCCGTCCGGCAGGCGCTGATCGGCTAGACGCCGACGGGGGTCAGCCCTTCAGCTCCGAGCAAGCGTACGGATCCCGGACCAGACACCAGGTGGGGTTGCGCATCACGGGGACATCGCCGTCGGTGCAGACCGTCCCCTGCAGCCGCAGGCCTCGGCCCAACTCGAGACCTCCCATCACCTCGACCTCGGTCCAGACGGCCCGCAGCTTGCCGGTGCCATCTGTGATCGTCGCCTCCATCGATTGGCCAGGTACCAGCCGCAGACGTTGGATGACGCCGAGTGTCGTCGCGTGCTCACGAGCGGTCAACTCGTTGATGTGGGTGCAGCCGTCGAACAGGTTCCACCATGCCTGGAGTGGTCCGCTCCCGGCTGATTCGGCTCTGGACTCCACGGTCTGTGACATTTGGCTACTCGTTCGGTGACATTGATTCGGGGGAGTAAGACTTGCGCGACTCTGCGATACCTACGATCCTACCAAGGAGCGACAACCTGGAGGTGATCGGCATTCGTCTGCAGACTCCCGCGAGCTGCTTGCCATCACGTCCGTCCAGACCCCGCTCGGCGACCGGCCGATGGCGGGGTCTTGTCGTTGTTGGCACAGCAACCGCGGCCCACGCCAGCCGCACGAACAGGAGCACTCGTGGACATCATTCTCCGAGCCAGGAACTGCGACGTCTCTA
The sequence above is a segment of the Euzebya tangerina genome. Coding sequences within it:
- a CDS encoding OB-fold nucleic acid binding domain-containing protein, translating into MSQTVESRAESAGSGPLQAWWNLFDGCTHINELTAREHATTLGVIQRLRLVPGQSMEATITDGTGKLRAVWTEVEVMGGLELGRGLRLQGTVCTDGDVPVMRNPTWCLVRDPYACSELKG